catacttggaaaggcaggttaAACAAAagtagtcagcatgactttgttagGGGGAGGATCCTGTCTAACCAATTggattgaatttttgaagaggtagctaaATGTATTGGTGAGGGCCAGttgcagttgatgtggtctacgtggacttcaagAAGGCCTTTGAAAGCTGATCTAAAGGTTAGAGCTCACAGGATCCAAGGGAAGTtgccaaattggatccaaaaattgACTCAGTAATAGATATCAGGGAGACGTTAGAGGGTTGTTTTTTATGACTGAAAGCCTGTGATCAGCAGTGTAGCACAGAGACTGGCACTGGGAGACCTTACTGTTTGCAGGGTTAATGATTCGGATGTGATGCAGGAGATatgatttgcagatgacacgaacattggtggtggtgttgttaGTGAGGAGAGCAGTCGCAGGCTACAGAATAATGTCGATCATTTGGTAAggtgggcagagcaatgacagatggaatttaaacctgatAAGTGCAAGGGGAAGCACTCTGGGAGGACTaatgagggtaggacatacaAAATGGAATAGTAGAATATTAAGGActgaaggaccttggtgtaccaAGTCCAAGTATTcctgaaggtggtagcacagTTGGatgaggtagtgaagaaggtatacGTGATATTTGCCTTcacataactgtaacactatattctgtatttttttttactaccttgatgtatttatgtatggcatgatctgtctggctggcatcaaacataagcttttcactgtatctctctaaactttattttatttatacagcacggtaacaggcccttacggcTCAAGGAGTCCGcgtcacccatttaaacccatgttaacctacccgtacgtcttcgaaatgtgggaggaaacccatgcagacacggagagattgtacaaactccttacagacagcgatgggaattgaacccgattactggcgctgtaatagcgtcacactaactgctacactactgtgctgctcagtacatgtgacaataataaaccaataaaccaacatTGCGATAAGAGCCGAGGTAGGGAGCATGAGTGGGACCGAAACAGAGACTGTTCCACAGTGAGACAGGCATAGCTTGTGCTTGCACAGGTCAGGACGTGAAGGAGGAGGTAAGAAGTCATATGATGTGGGGATGTTCAAACAGGTGGAGGAGGGCAGTGGTGAAGGGGACTGGTTGGATGTCCATTCGAGGAAGAAGTGGAGAAACCTCAGGCCATGACCGGGGTGGTATTTGCATCAATTCAACAAGAGTTATAGACACTGTTCATTGATACCGCACAAAGATAAGAAAATGCAGTGAAGGACAATAGTATATATTTAAATCATATTGCTGAACATACAAAGGAAGTATATTTCAAGTTCAAGCTGTAAACTAAAATCATTCAGGATTATGTTTCTTTAGTAATCAATCCCAAAAGAAAGTAGGATAAAGAAGCTTTAaatgtaaaagcaaaatattgcagatgctggaaatctgaaaagcagaaaaatgctgccattattcagcaggtcatgcagcagcactggagagagaaatagagccaaagtttcaggtcaatgaccttgcatcagaactgacacTATGGAGAGGAAAACCATAAGGAAGCAAACAGgagcatttaaaaataagaattaGACAGCCAGAATATGGCCAAGAAGAAGAAGGCAAAGGCAACTGTGTTCACAGCACAATGTCTTAGCTACAACTTTCTCAATACAATGGAGCTATTTTACTGGGTGAAGCTGTTCAAAAGCCACATTTGTTTTACGCAGTTGTGTGGAAAAGCTACAAACTCTAAACTGTAAGCTGAAGAGACAAAGTCTTAGATATAATTACAACAGAAAAGACCAGTGTTCCTAATGAGGCATAAACTATCTGGAGCCACTGTAGGGAAAAGAAACAATTCAAATTCATATAATATTTACACCTTAGTTTTTGGTCATAGATACTGCGCACTAGGAAGTAGTGGGGAGAGTAGGGGTGCCTTCAAAGGGCTAATTTTTGCAGCTTTGCAATTCCAGCTTAGAGTTTTGCACCACTAAATGAATAATGGCAATTTATTTGCAGAGAGTAACAGGCTCCACTAATTTGCAATGGGTGATACACAGTCTGTGGGAGGGATCTAGTGAACTTTGTGCTCAAGCTCCTGACCTGTGCTCCTAGTTGGCAATACTCTTGTGTTTGGAGAGTGACTTGGCAAAGTGACTCATTAACTTGCATATTAATTTTATGTTTAACCATTTTTATCCTGTACATTCAGTTTTCTCTCATTTCTCTCATAATCAAAATTCCTGCTGAGATCCACATTATTCTCAGTATTTTAGAAGTCTAAATTTTATAGCAGTGGTTAACATAAAATTCCCCCTACAGTTCCATGGTTTATGAGCCTATTTCCATTATCCTTGTTGAAttattttttcataatttttgcTGTGGTATTTTGGAGATAATTGGCCAAATTCCAATGCTTTATAAACTACGCGTTGCCAAAATCTTTGGCACAATGCAAGGTCATGTGGTGAAGGTCCTGAATGGAATGGAAGCAGGCAGAGATAAAACATAATTTAAGTTAGAACAGGGAAAGAAAATAGGCTTGTAATAATGCAAAGGAATTAAAGATTAATTGGGCAAGTCTATTGTAAAATAGGTGCAATTCCAACATGGTTGGCTAGTATGTTTCCGTTGATATAATATTGGTACATAATTGGTCCCTGCTGATAGCATAACTGGATAATGTCACATTAGCATGGACCAAAAGGAAATGCTTTCCTTAATCAAGATCTCTAGATTCCTCCTGGACATAAACATTAGTGGTTAAGGTGAGCCAAAATGAAATCGCATTTGTTTTATCTTTCTAGAAGAAATGATCAAATATAGCACTTCGTGTTTGTAATTAAACCATGAAAAGACTGCAGCCATTTAAGTTGGCTCACAGTCGCCTGCATCAAGAGCAAACAgagacagacaataaatgttggccttgcaagCAGGTCCCTCATCAATATAATGAATAAAAACACTGGGTATAAAAAAGGACTTACATATGATTGTATTATGgcacacaaaattccaaatgctAATAACACCAGTAGTATCACGAACAAATTCCACGTCCCTTGGTCAAATCCCactgaaaacaaaacaagttcaaccattcagatttcagCAATGAGCAACTGAGCACAACAAAAGCCTGGTGCAGGATTGTAAACTGTACCTTAGTTTGCAGGGCAAATAGTGTCAGTCCAAATGATACAAATGCAGTAGCACCAACAGCCCACATCACTGCATCAGCATCATAGAAACTGAGAAGCAACAGAGACAAGAGTCATAATTTAAGTGTTTCAAACTGAAACTATATCCAAATCTTTATTGAATACAAAAGATGTTTCAAGCAAAATTAAAGACTTACACTGAAACTGCTCCCAACATCAATCCTTCCAGGATGGTCTATGGGTGAAAAGGATTAAATATCATGGATCTTGCttatataaaattgaaatcaattcaGTGGAGGCATTGCACCAGCCAACTTTATGGGCATTTAACCTGGCAGGTGAATCCCAGGGTGTGCAGTTTTGTGACAGGGATGCAGATACAAGGAACTGGATGAGACAGTTCACCAGATGGCTGGATTTGAATGCAGATTCAAGTACATCTCTCAAATAAACGTCAAATGAAAAATGTGACAAAATGGTGCTTATAAAGTGGGAAACTGAATACATTTCATTACTAGAATTAAGCCTTTTGTGTATCATTTCTTTCGTTCTGCACCCACTATCAATGGAAGGTACGGACTAGTTTCACCTGCAGTCCCACAAGAGTTTGACCAGATGTCCATTAAACTGATGAACTTGGCTGGAATCACCCAAAGGAACTCCTTCCAACTGTTGGAGCTGGATTGTGCAGTCAGCCAGCTTTCTGACTCAATTGCCTAACTGCGTTAACAAGCTGAACTAATAACAAACCACAGGGAAATGGCAACAACTGAAATATTATGAGTAACTATTCAATTTAATAACTTACAAATAATAAAAGAAGCACAAAGTTCCATGGAGTTTTACGCCGTACACCATCACAGCATGACAAGGTAATGATTAAAATGAAGATGGCAGGACTgcaatggagagaaagagagagagagagagagagaaaaacaccttAGAGATACCAAACATAAGCAACAAGAAATTAAAAGAGCTTCTTTAAAGATACTTACAACAGGGCGTATGTAAACCAGTAAGTTTTAGTTACCCATAAATTCAGGGCTGGCCTGGAAAATAAAGTGAGATGATGTTTATTTGAAGGATTGTTTATAGATTTTTGGAGAAGTACATGCTGCAAATTACTTATTAAACATTTGCTGTAGTCCCAGCTCCATCTCTTAATTGGGGACAAAATGAAAAAAGAGAGGTAAGAGAGTAGCTGTAGATAGAACAGACATGTTAATGATTCAGGTATGGGGGCCTTGATTGGAACCAGCTTTAAAAAGATGAAGAACAATGGAAAGTTGAGGAGACACGAATATGTATGTGGCTACACACATGCTTGTGCATACACCATATATGCACACAGAAATACACATGCATTTGATCGGCAAGAACTATTTTCTGTGATGTATGGGTATGACATACTAGAGGTCTAGAGTAAATGGTAAATTATTTAATGAAGAACAAAATGGCTAAATGGGAAAAAGTGATCGCTTGAAATAATGAGCCcatgagaaatttaaagaaataaaacgcATGCATAAATCCTGATGTGTGTATATTTTTATACAGGTTGCGAAGTGAAGAAGGGAAGCCAGAGAAAAAACTGTCAAAACAGAAAAGGCTCCAGTGTTCTAAAAATGATGTGCTTTCTCTCTGCAAGTTCATCGCCATACATTTCAGTGATGATAGTAGAATTTCTCCTGAAGGTCTTTAGCTAGATGCAGTTCCACAGCTGCTGGGCAGGCTGTGATACTTCCACCCTAGAGCCCTTGATATCTGCCCTGCTGCAGAAATCATGGTTTAATCATCCCCTTGTCTAACATGAATCACAAACACAATGAAAGAAAGGCTTGCCTTCATATAACACATATTACACCCCTTTTAGAATGTCCCAGTGTTCTTGTACTTTGGAAGGTCTTTTGAAGTGGAATCTCTGTCTTAATGTAGGGAATATGCTACATGCTCTTTTCAAACAAGCTTCTACTTCTTCTTAGGCCAGTGCCTCGgggtcaagaatgacttgctttgtGACAAGTCTGAGATGTGGAAAGACACCTctgtgcatgaattctttcaGCACAGGGTGTCCACACCAGCTACCAAAGAGGCAAATATTGACAAAAGATACTGggataaccttcctgctcttcttcaagatAGTGCCAGGTGGATCATTTACGTCCACATGAGACAGCAGACAGGTGTTCAGTTTGAATATTTGTCCAAGAGGCAAAAGATCCAAGAGAGATTTCTGTGCTCAAGTTACTGGACTGCAGCTAGAACCCTCAGTATTCGGACTAATGACAAATAGCTTAGGCTTTGAAGTCAAGTTGCCAGCCATCAAACTAAATGCAGGATGAGAAAAGCTAATGCAAATAACAGCACAAAAGATTCATACAAACAAGATTTCCTCACCAGGAATAGAAAGCAAGCCACAAAGACCACAGCTCAATAACTGCTTGCTATGGGGAACAAATCTGTTCTATGAATTATATTGTGAGATTTCTTAGCAAGTACCCTGCAAAAACTAGGGAGGCAGGTG
This genomic interval from Pristis pectinata isolate sPriPec2 chromosome 5, sPriPec2.1.pri, whole genome shotgun sequence contains the following:
- the zgc:110410 gene encoding LOW QUALITY PROTEIN: protein lifeguard 1 (The sequence of the model RefSeq protein was modified relative to this genomic sequence to represent the inferred CDS: inserted 1 base in 1 codon; substituted 1 base at 1 genomic stop codon) codes for the protein MHPPEYQNEFASETEENFSDKVIRRAFIRKVFLTLLVQLLMTLAIICMFLYWPALNLWVTKTYWFTYALFPAIFILIITLSCCDGVRRKTPWNFVLLLLFTILEGLMLGAVSVFYDADAVMWAVGATAFVSFGLTLFALQTKWDLTKGRGICSXYYWXLLAFGILCAIIQSYWLQIVYASLGTLVFSVYLVIDIQLMLGGKHRYSLNPEEYIFAALNLYLDIINIFLFILQIIGLSR